A single window of Nocardia sp. NBC_01327 DNA harbors:
- a CDS encoding purine-nucleoside phosphorylase: MLAEQAAAEAIAERTGVQSHRVAVVLGSGWQEAAAEIGEPATSVPMGEVPGFGSPTAQGHQGTIHSVLVNDAPVLLLMGRQHLYEGYAPSQVVHNVRTAIAAGAQTVLLTNAAGGIRDGLSVGEPVLISDHINLTGQTPVTGANFVDLVDAWDPELRALARDIDPSLTEGVYAGLTGPQYETPAEIRMLRTIGADLVGMSTVLEAIACRAAGVRVLGISLVTNLAAGVTGGHLSHAEVLAEGHAAAPRLGKLLRGVLERL; this comes from the coding sequence ATGCTAGCCGAACAGGCCGCCGCGGAGGCGATAGCCGAACGTACGGGAGTGCAGAGTCACCGGGTCGCGGTGGTGCTCGGATCCGGATGGCAGGAAGCCGCCGCCGAAATCGGTGAGCCCGCCACCTCCGTCCCCATGGGCGAGGTTCCGGGCTTCGGATCGCCCACCGCCCAGGGGCACCAGGGCACCATCCACTCCGTACTCGTCAATGACGCGCCGGTGCTGCTGCTCATGGGACGCCAGCACCTGTACGAGGGTTATGCGCCCTCGCAGGTTGTGCACAATGTGCGCACCGCCATTGCCGCGGGCGCGCAGACCGTGCTGCTCACCAATGCCGCGGGCGGGATTCGGGACGGGCTCTCCGTCGGCGAGCCCGTACTGATCAGCGACCACATCAATCTCACCGGGCAGACCCCTGTCACGGGTGCCAACTTCGTCGATCTGGTCGACGCCTGGGATCCCGAATTGCGGGCGCTGGCACGCGATATCGACCCCAGCCTGACCGAGGGCGTGTACGCGGGCCTGACCGGACCGCAGTACGAGACCCCCGCCGAAATCCGCATGCTGCGCACCATCGGCGCGGATCTGGTGGGTATGTCCACGGTGCTGGAGGCCATCGCCTGCCGCGCCGCCGGAGTGCGGGTGCTGGGCATCTCACTGGTCACCAATCTGGCCGCCGGCGTCACCGGCGGGCACCTCTCGCACGCCGAGGTGCTGGCCGAAGGGCATGCCGCCGCACCGCGATTGGGCAAACTCCTGCGCGGAGTTCTCGAACGCCTCTGA
- a CDS encoding enoyl-CoA hydratase/isomerase family protein produces MPYLKRDGDVFVLYLGAEGQNIDSENRFHPDLITELHALLDEVEASEGPAALVVTANGKFFSNGLDTDWLFGNFDKNCWYLDRVHSLYTRLLAFPMPTVAAVNGHAFGAGAMLATSCDFRIMRADRGYWCLPEVHLGMPFTVAMNALVTGRLTNQVAVEAMTTGRRYGADDALAAHIVDGKADAESLLATAVAQADALKGNRKPNLPVIKRALHQHILAGLAVETTPENLAFNPA; encoded by the coding sequence ATGCCGTATTTGAAGCGTGATGGGGATGTGTTCGTCCTGTACCTCGGTGCCGAGGGCCAGAACATCGACAGCGAGAACCGCTTCCATCCCGATCTGATCACCGAGCTCCACGCGCTGCTCGACGAGGTCGAGGCCTCCGAGGGCCCGGCCGCGCTGGTCGTCACGGCCAACGGCAAGTTCTTCAGCAACGGCCTCGATACCGATTGGCTGTTCGGCAATTTCGACAAGAACTGCTGGTACCTGGACCGCGTGCACTCGCTGTACACCCGCCTGCTCGCCTTCCCGATGCCGACCGTGGCCGCGGTGAACGGGCACGCCTTCGGCGCGGGCGCCATGCTGGCCACCTCCTGCGATTTCCGCATCATGCGCGCCGACCGCGGTTACTGGTGCCTGCCCGAGGTGCATCTGGGCATGCCGTTCACGGTCGCCATGAATGCGCTGGTCACCGGTCGCCTCACCAATCAGGTGGCGGTCGAGGCCATGACCACCGGTCGCCGCTACGGCGCCGACGACGCCCTCGCCGCCCACATCGTGGACGGTAAGGCCGACGCGGAGTCGCTGCTCGCCACCGCGGTCGCACAGGCCGACGCGCTCAAGGGCAACCGCAAGCCCAACCTCCCGGTCATCAAGCGCGCCCTGCACCAGCACATCCTGGCGGGCCTCGCGGTCGAGACCACCCCGGAGAACCTGGCTTTCAACCCAGCCTGA
- a CDS encoding M20 family metallopeptidase — MNTAEASASDAAIAEARAELIALSHSIHAEPELAFEEFRSVAKTIEPLRERGFRIETGVADLKTAFSAEFGTGDLVVAICAEYDALPEIGHACGHNIIAASAVGTALGLAAVADACGITVKLLGTPAEESGGGKVLMLERGVFDDVAMALMVHPGPEDIAGAHSLALADLSVTYRGRESHASAAPQHGRNAGDAVTIAQVALGLLRQHLSPGQQLHGIVASGGVAPNIVPGHAELLYYLRAVDSASLDDLMQRASACFEAGALATGCTHDIRKLAPTYTELTPDSALLCAYREQIRDLGREPIAPELEAARPLGSTDMGNVTNVIPGIHPVIGIDAGGAVTHQPAFAAAAVNASADRAVIDGATALARTAIQIAGDEFHRDRLSERVMQRQFLRQEDIR; from the coding sequence GTGAATACGGCCGAAGCGAGCGCCTCCGATGCGGCCATCGCCGAGGCCCGCGCGGAATTGATCGCGCTCTCGCACTCGATTCACGCCGAGCCGGAACTCGCCTTCGAGGAATTCCGCAGCGTAGCCAAGACCATCGAGCCCCTGCGCGAACGCGGCTTCCGCATCGAAACCGGTGTGGCGGATCTGAAGACCGCGTTCTCCGCCGAATTCGGCACCGGCGATCTGGTGGTCGCGATCTGCGCCGAATACGACGCGTTGCCAGAAATCGGACATGCCTGCGGGCACAACATCATTGCCGCCTCCGCGGTCGGCACGGCGCTCGGGCTGGCCGCGGTCGCGGATGCCTGCGGTATCACCGTGAAGCTGCTCGGCACGCCCGCCGAGGAGAGCGGCGGCGGCAAGGTGCTCATGCTCGAGCGCGGCGTCTTCGACGATGTGGCCATGGCGCTCATGGTGCATCCGGGTCCGGAGGACATCGCCGGGGCGCATTCGCTGGCGCTGGCCGATCTGTCGGTGACCTATCGCGGCCGCGAATCGCATGCCAGCGCCGCGCCGCAGCACGGCCGGAATGCCGGGGACGCGGTCACTATCGCGCAGGTTGCCCTCGGTTTGCTCCGTCAACATCTCAGCCCCGGGCAGCAGCTGCACGGTATAGTCGCGTCCGGTGGCGTAGCCCCCAATATCGTGCCAGGCCATGCGGAACTGCTGTATTACCTACGGGCAGTCGACTCCGCGAGCCTCGATGATCTGATGCAACGCGCATCGGCCTGTTTCGAGGCGGGCGCCCTCGCGACCGGATGCACCCATGACATCCGGAAGCTCGCGCCGACATATACCGAGCTCACGCCCGACAGCGCACTACTGTGTGCCTATCGCGAGCAGATCCGCGATCTCGGACGCGAGCCCATTGCCCCGGAACTCGAGGCCGCGCGGCCGCTTGGTAGTACGGATATGGGCAATGTCACCAATGTGATTCCCGGCATTCACCCGGTCATCGGCATCGACGCCGGGGGAGCGGTGACCCACCAGCCGGCGTTCGCGGCAGCCGCGGTGAACGCCTCCGCTGATCGAGCTGTCATCGACGGGGCAACGGCTCTGGCCCGCACCGCGATACAGATCGCAGGGGACGAATTTCATAGGGACAGGTTGTCGGAACGAGTCATGCAACGGCAGTTTCTTCGACAGGAGGACATTCGGTGA
- a CDS encoding M20 family metallopeptidase, with translation MAEIPEGEISSRDVVDAWLAEHADDLISWRRHIHANPELSRAEYGTTEFIESWLVKAGLEPRKLPNGTGLICDIGPDTPRIGLRADMDALPLQEYTGLPFASNVPGVSHACGHDAHTTILLGTALALAEVPNLPVGVRLVFQPAEEVMPGGAIDMVAAGAMEDVSRMFAVHCDPRLEVGRVGIRVGAITSAADTVELVLDSPGGHTSRPHLTSDLVYAIGTVITGLPGLLSRRIDPRTSTVMVWGAVSAGKAPNAIPQTGMLTGTVRTGDHATWSLLEPMVREIVEGLLAPTGVRWQLNYKRGVPPVVNDELAVRMFEDAIREVGPDALADTQQSGGGEDFSWYLEEVPGAMARLGVWSGQGEQLDLHQPTFDIDERALAVGVRVMTNIVLNAY, from the coding sequence ATGGCTGAAATTCCCGAGGGTGAGATCAGTAGTCGCGATGTCGTGGACGCGTGGCTCGCCGAGCACGCGGACGACCTGATTTCCTGGCGCCGGCACATCCACGCCAACCCGGAGCTGTCCCGTGCCGAGTACGGCACCACCGAATTCATCGAATCCTGGCTGGTCAAGGCCGGTCTGGAGCCGCGCAAGCTACCGAACGGCACCGGCCTGATCTGCGATATCGGCCCGGACACCCCGCGTATCGGCCTGCGCGCCGATATGGACGCGCTGCCGCTGCAGGAGTACACCGGTCTGCCGTTCGCCTCGAATGTGCCGGGCGTCTCGCATGCCTGCGGCCACGATGCGCACACCACGATCCTGCTGGGTACCGCCCTGGCGCTGGCCGAGGTTCCGAACCTTCCGGTCGGTGTGCGGCTGGTGTTCCAGCCCGCCGAGGAGGTCATGCCCGGCGGCGCCATCGATATGGTCGCCGCGGGTGCGATGGAAGACGTCTCGCGCATGTTCGCGGTGCACTGCGATCCCCGGCTCGAGGTCGGCCGGGTCGGTATCCGGGTCGGCGCCATCACCTCGGCCGCGGACACGGTCGAACTGGTCCTGGATTCGCCCGGCGGCCACACCTCGCGCCCGCATCTCACCAGCGATCTGGTCTACGCCATCGGTACCGTCATCACCGGTCTGCCAGGTCTGCTGAGCCGTCGTATCGATCCGCGCACCAGCACCGTCATGGTGTGGGGTGCGGTGTCGGCGGGCAAGGCGCCCAACGCTATTCCGCAGACCGGCATGCTCACCGGCACCGTCCGCACCGGCGATCACGCCACCTGGTCGCTGCTCGAGCCCATGGTGCGCGAGATCGTCGAGGGCCTGCTCGCCCCGACCGGCGTGCGCTGGCAGCTCAACTACAAGCGCGGCGTGCCGCCGGTCGTGAACGACGAACTGGCCGTGCGCATGTTCGAGGACGCCATTCGCGAGGTCGGTCCCGATGCTCTCGCCGACACCCAGCAGTCCGGCGGCGGCGAGGACTTCTCCTGGTACCTGGAGGAGGTGCCGGGGGCCATGGCCCGCCTCGGCGTGTGGTCCGGTCAGGGCGAACAGCTCGACCTGCACCAGCCGACCTTCGATATCGACGAGCGCGCTCTGGCCGTGGGCGTGCGCGTCATGACGAATATCGTGCTGAACGCGTACTGA
- a CDS encoding gamma-glutamylcyclotransferase, with amino-acid sequence MPIYAAYGSNMDPEQMLKRCPHSPVSGTGWLEGWRLTFAGDDIGWEGPLATVVEEPGSRVFVVLYDVPGEDEASLDRWEGSDFGIHKKIRLRVTPSQGNATQPVLAWLYVLDAYEGGLPSARYLGVIAEGAEKAGAPGEYVHALRTRNSKNVGPGTFGP; translated from the coding sequence GTGCCGATTTACGCCGCCTACGGGTCCAACATGGATCCCGAGCAGATGCTCAAGCGCTGTCCGCACTCCCCTGTGTCCGGAACCGGCTGGCTGGAGGGTTGGCGCCTGACCTTCGCCGGGGACGACATCGGCTGGGAGGGACCGCTCGCGACTGTGGTCGAGGAGCCCGGATCGCGGGTTTTCGTCGTCCTCTACGACGTCCCGGGAGAGGACGAGGCGAGCCTGGACCGCTGGGAGGGCTCGGACTTCGGCATCCACAAGAAGATCCGGCTCCGCGTCACGCCCAGTCAGGGCAACGCCACGCAGCCGGTACTCGCCTGGCTGTACGTCCTGGACGCCTACGAGGGCGGCCTACCCTCGGCCCGCTATCTCGGAGTGATCGCCGAAGGCGCCGAAAAAGCCGGTGCCCCCGGCGAATACGTGCACGCCCTGCGCACCCGTAACAGCAAGAACGTCGGCCCCGGCACCTTCGGGCCCTAA
- a CDS encoding NAD(P)H-quinone dehydrogenase — MTRIAIIGGGPAGYEAALVAAQHGAPVTLIDSDGIGGACVLWDCVPSKTFIASTGVRTDLRRARDLGITVHPSQAQVRLAEVNSRVKALAQAQSSDIKVKLQTAGVTVLAGHGELMDQAPGLATHLVKATLDDGRQHLLEAEVVLIATGASPRVLAGAEPDGERILNWRQLYDLKELPETLVVVGSGVTGAEFVSAYTEMGVKVKLVSSRDRVLPGEDADAALVLEDALAERGVELVKHARADAVERTADGIVVKLSDGRTVTGSHALMTVGSVPNTQNLGLARLGIELDKGGYLRVDRVSRTTATGVYAAGDCTGLLPLASVAAMQGRIAMYHALGEGVQPIRLKTVASAVFTRPEIATVGVSQTAIDNGEVPARTVMLPLNTNPRAKMSGLRRGFVKIFCRPATGVVIGGVVVAPIASELILPIALAVQNNLTVNDLAQTFSVYPSLTGSVTEAARQLMRHDDLD, encoded by the coding sequence ATGACCCGCATTGCGATCATCGGCGGCGGCCCCGCCGGTTACGAAGCGGCATTGGTCGCCGCGCAGCACGGGGCGCCGGTCACGCTGATCGACAGTGACGGCATCGGCGGAGCCTGTGTGCTCTGGGACTGTGTGCCTTCGAAGACCTTCATCGCCTCCACCGGCGTGCGCACCGATCTGCGCCGCGCCCGCGACCTCGGCATCACCGTGCATCCCTCGCAGGCGCAGGTGCGTCTGGCAGAGGTGAATTCGCGCGTGAAGGCGCTCGCGCAGGCGCAGTCCTCCGATATCAAGGTGAAGCTGCAGACCGCCGGCGTGACCGTGCTGGCCGGACACGGCGAGCTCATGGACCAGGCGCCCGGGCTGGCGACCCACCTGGTGAAGGCGACCCTCGACGATGGCCGCCAGCACCTGCTCGAGGCCGAGGTGGTGCTGATTGCCACCGGCGCCAGTCCGCGCGTCCTGGCGGGCGCTGAGCCGGACGGCGAGCGCATCCTGAACTGGCGCCAGCTCTACGACCTCAAGGAGCTGCCCGAAACGCTCGTGGTGGTCGGTTCCGGTGTCACCGGCGCCGAATTCGTCTCCGCCTATACCGAAATGGGCGTGAAGGTGAAGCTGGTCTCCAGCCGCGACCGCGTGCTGCCCGGCGAGGACGCCGATGCCGCCCTGGTGCTGGAGGACGCGCTCGCCGAACGCGGTGTGGAACTGGTCAAGCACGCGCGTGCCGATGCGGTCGAGCGCACCGCCGACGGCATTGTGGTGAAGCTGTCCGACGGCCGCACGGTGACCGGCTCGCATGCGCTCATGACGGTCGGCTCGGTGCCCAATACCCAGAATCTCGGCCTGGCTCGCCTGGGCATCGAACTGGACAAGGGCGGATACCTGCGCGTGGACCGGGTTTCGCGCACCACCGCCACCGGTGTGTACGCGGCCGGCGACTGCACCGGACTGCTGCCGCTGGCCTCTGTGGCCGCCATGCAGGGCCGAATCGCCATGTACCACGCACTCGGTGAGGGTGTGCAGCCCATTCGCCTGAAAACCGTTGCCTCCGCTGTGTTCACGCGTCCGGAGATCGCCACCGTCGGTGTGAGCCAGACCGCCATCGACAATGGCGAGGTTCCGGCGCGCACGGTCATGTTGCCGCTCAACACCAATCCGCGCGCCAAGATGTCGGGGCTGCGCCGGGGTTTCGTGAAGATCTTCTGCCGTCCGGCCACGGGTGTGGTCATCGGCGGAGTCGTGGTGGCGCCCATCGCTTCCGAGCTCATCCTGCCAATCGCCCTTGCGGTGCAGAACAATCTGACCGTCAACGATCTCGCGCAGACCTTCTCGGTCTATCCTTCGCTGACCGGTTCCGTCACCGAGGCCGCGCGTCAGCTCATGCGGCACGACGATCTCGACTGA
- a CDS encoding aminotransferase-like domain-containing protein, with protein sequence MSAMTPPLSRRLDGLQSSAIRDLLKLTARADIISLAGGLPDAELMPRDRIAAAAEAALADRSVLQYTESPGWGPLREVLAARESARLGRPVPVDEVFVTHGSQQALSLLAEVLLDPGALVVVEDPAYVGALQVFRAAGARIVAVPLDGEGMRVDVLRELLAAGERPAFVHTVSNFHNPGGVTMSAQRRVELAELATAHGFWVIEDDPYGELWFDQPAPAPVATYSPNVIRLSSASKILAPSLRVGWMVASTQVCRAVELLKQGADLCGSALTQQIAADLLSDTDWLAAHIDSVRRVYGERARALVGAVRTRFGDRIATTDATGGMFVWADFTDGTDTQALLPHALDAGVAYVPGSAFAVTTDYTHSMRLCFTTSDTTVLEEAVARLAKAHAAAPARV encoded by the coding sequence ATGTCCGCGATGACTCCACCGCTGTCCCGCAGGCTCGACGGCCTGCAGAGTTCGGCGATTCGCGACCTGCTCAAACTCACCGCGCGCGCCGATATCATCAGCCTGGCCGGTGGTCTGCCGGATGCCGAGCTCATGCCGCGCGATCGCATTGCCGCGGCGGCCGAGGCGGCGCTGGCCGATCGGTCGGTGCTGCAGTACACCGAATCGCCGGGCTGGGGACCCCTGCGTGAGGTGCTCGCGGCGCGGGAGTCGGCGCGGCTGGGCCGCCCGGTGCCGGTGGACGAGGTCTTCGTCACGCACGGTTCGCAGCAGGCGCTGTCGCTGCTGGCCGAGGTGCTGCTCGATCCGGGTGCGCTGGTCGTGGTGGAGGATCCGGCGTATGTCGGTGCGCTGCAGGTGTTCCGGGCCGCCGGTGCGCGCATCGTCGCGGTTCCGCTGGACGGCGAGGGTATGCGCGTGGACGTCCTGCGGGAACTGCTGGCCGCGGGGGAGCGCCCGGCCTTCGTGCACACCGTCAGCAACTTCCACAATCCGGGTGGCGTCACCATGAGCGCGCAGCGCCGCGTGGAACTGGCGGAACTCGCGACGGCACACGGCTTCTGGGTCATCGAGGACGATCCGTACGGCGAACTCTGGTTCGACCAGCCCGCTCCCGCACCGGTGGCGACATACTCGCCCAATGTGATTCGCCTGTCCAGCGCCTCCAAGATCCTCGCTCCCAGCCTGCGCGTGGGCTGGATGGTCGCCTCGACCCAGGTGTGCCGCGCGGTGGAACTCCTCAAGCAGGGCGCCGACCTCTGCGGCTCCGCCCTCACCCAGCAGATCGCCGCCGACCTGCTGTCGGACACCGATTGGCTTGCCGCCCATATCGATTCGGTCCGCCGGGTCTACGGCGAGCGCGCCCGCGCCCTGGTCGGCGCCGTCCGCACCCGCTTCGGCGACCGCATCGCCACCACCGACGCCACCGGCGGCATGTTCGTCTGGGCCGACTTCACCGACGGCACCGACACCCAAGCCCTGCTCCCGCACGCCCTCGACGCCGGCGTCGCCTACGTCCCCGGCTCCGCCTTCGCCGTCACCACCGACTACACCCACTCCATGCGCCTGTGCTTCACCACCTCGGACACCACCGTCCTGGAAGAAGCCGTAGCCCGCCTGGCCAAGGCCCACGCCGCCGCCCCAGCCCGGGTCTAA
- the glpK gene encoding glycerol kinase GlpK, giving the protein MRRYVAAIDSGTTSSRCIVFDHHGLIAGVAQREHEQIFPQPGWVEHDAETIWRNTELVIAEVLDKLGIGAGDIAAVGVTNQRETTVVWERASGKPIHHAIVWQDTRTADLTVELAGSDGPNRYADRTGLPLSTYFAGPKLRWILDHVPGARQRAEDGELCFGTIDSWVLWNLTGQHLTDVTNASRTMLMDLRSLQWDPQICADFGVPVAMLPTIRSSSEVYGDITTTALAGVPIAGILGDQQAATFGQACLSPGDTKNTYGTGNFMLMNTGTTPVFSEHGLLTTVCYRLGEQPAVYALEGSIAVTGSLVQWLRDNLGMIGSAEEIEPLARTVEDNGGCYIVPAFSGLFAPRWRPDARGVFAGLTRFVNRGHIARAVLEATAFQTREVIDAMRADAAAQHLDVEKVTLKVDGGMVINELLMQFQSDILDAPVVRPVVTETTALGAAYAAGLAVGYWASPDDIRDNWAEDKRWNSTMSDTDRDHLLHEWNKAVERTYNWA; this is encoded by the coding sequence ATGCGTCGATATGTGGCTGCCATCGATTCCGGTACGACCTCCAGCCGGTGCATCGTCTTCGATCACCACGGCCTCATCGCCGGGGTCGCGCAGCGTGAGCACGAGCAGATCTTCCCGCAGCCGGGCTGGGTCGAGCACGATGCCGAAACCATCTGGCGCAATACCGAACTCGTCATCGCCGAGGTGCTGGACAAGCTCGGCATCGGGGCGGGCGATATCGCCGCGGTCGGCGTCACCAATCAGCGCGAGACCACCGTGGTGTGGGAACGCGCCAGCGGCAAGCCGATTCACCATGCCATCGTCTGGCAGGACACCCGCACCGCCGATCTCACCGTCGAGCTGGCCGGATCCGACGGGCCGAACCGCTACGCCGACCGCACCGGGCTGCCGCTGTCCACCTACTTCGCCGGGCCCAAACTGCGCTGGATCCTCGATCACGTCCCGGGCGCACGGCAGCGCGCCGAGGACGGCGAGCTGTGCTTCGGCACCATCGACAGCTGGGTGCTGTGGAATCTCACCGGTCAGCACCTCACCGATGTCACCAATGCCTCGCGCACCATGCTGATGGATCTGCGCTCACTGCAATGGGATCCGCAGATCTGCGCCGATTTCGGCGTGCCCGTGGCCATGCTGCCGACCATTCGCAGCTCATCGGAGGTGTACGGCGATATCACCACCACCGCGCTGGCCGGCGTGCCGATCGCGGGCATTCTCGGCGATCAGCAGGCGGCCACCTTCGGGCAGGCCTGCCTGTCCCCCGGCGATACCAAGAACACCTACGGCACCGGCAATTTCATGCTCATGAACACCGGCACCACACCGGTATTCAGCGAGCACGGGCTGCTGACCACGGTGTGTTATCGGCTCGGCGAGCAACCGGCCGTGTACGCGCTCGAAGGGTCCATCGCGGTCACCGGATCGCTGGTGCAGTGGCTGCGCGACAACCTGGGAATGATCGGCTCCGCCGAGGAGATCGAGCCGCTCGCCCGCACCGTCGAGGACAATGGCGGCTGCTACATCGTCCCGGCCTTCTCGGGCCTGTTCGCCCCGCGCTGGCGGCCCGACGCCCGCGGCGTATTCGCGGGTCTGACCCGCTTCGTGAATCGCGGGCATATCGCGCGAGCGGTGTTGGAGGCCACCGCATTCCAGACCCGCGAGGTCATCGACGCGATGCGCGCGGATGCGGCCGCACAGCACCTCGACGTCGAGAAGGTGACCCTCAAGGTCGACGGCGGCATGGTGATCAACGAACTGCTCATGCAGTTCCAGTCCGACATTCTCGACGCCCCCGTGGTGCGCCCGGTCGTCACCGAGACCACCGCCCTCGGCGCGGCCTACGCCGCGGGTCTGGCCGTCGGCTACTGGGCCTCCCCCGACGACATCCGCGACAACTGGGCCGAGGACAAACGCTGGAACTCAACCATGTCCGACACAGACCGCGACCACCTTCTCCACGAGTGGAACAAAGCCGTCGAGCGCACCTACAACTGGGCCTGA
- the glpD gene encoding glycerol-3-phosphate dehydrogenase yields MTKNPRSQFLGPEQREEAWARLGKDTFDVVVIGGGVVGAGIALDAATRGLEVALVEARDLASGTSSRSSKMFHGGLRYLEMMEFGLVREALHERELSLSKLAPHLVKPLKFLYPLTHYGWERPYVAAGLTLYDTMGGSKSVPGQHHLTKAGALRLAPGLKSSALTGGLTYYDTVVDDARHTMTLARTAAHYGAVIRTSTQVVGFLREADRVVGVKVHDSEDGRRTEVRASVVINATGVWTDELQSLAHQRGRFHVRASKGVHIVVPRDRIASDTSIILRTPTSVLFVIMWGTDHWLIGTTDTDWNLDLAHPAATKNDIDYLLEHVNSVLVTPLTHADITGVYAGLRPLLAGESDQTSKLSREHAVARIAPGLVAIAGGKYTTYRVMAYDAVDEAAQDIPRQVPPTITDKVPLLGADGYHALLNQTPHLAEKYGVHPYRIQHLLNRYGSLIDEVLGLADGKPDLLQPIEASPGYLQVEVVYAAAAEAALHLEDILARRTRISIEYAHRGVDCADQVARLVAPVLGWDEAETAREIATYVARVTAEIESQTQPDDASADALRIAAPEPRPQILEPVPVEN; encoded by the coding sequence ATGACGAAGAACCCGCGATCGCAGTTTCTGGGCCCCGAGCAGCGCGAGGAGGCCTGGGCGCGGCTGGGCAAGGACACCTTCGATGTGGTGGTGATCGGCGGTGGTGTGGTCGGCGCCGGCATTGCGCTCGATGCCGCCACCCGCGGCCTGGAGGTCGCACTCGTCGAGGCCCGTGACCTGGCCTCCGGCACCTCCAGCCGCTCGTCGAAGATGTTCCACGGCGGTCTGCGCTATCTGGAGATGATGGAGTTCGGGCTGGTGCGCGAGGCGCTGCACGAGCGGGAACTGTCGCTGTCCAAGCTGGCGCCGCATCTGGTGAAGCCGCTCAAGTTCCTGTACCCGCTCACCCATTACGGCTGGGAGCGCCCGTACGTGGCCGCCGGGCTGACCCTGTACGACACCATGGGCGGGTCGAAATCCGTTCCGGGACAGCATCATCTGACCAAGGCCGGGGCGCTGCGCCTGGCTCCCGGACTCAAGAGCTCGGCGCTGACCGGCGGTCTCACCTATTACGACACGGTGGTCGACGATGCGCGGCACACCATGACGCTGGCCCGCACCGCCGCCCACTACGGCGCGGTCATTCGCACGTCCACGCAGGTGGTCGGCTTCCTGCGGGAGGCGGATCGGGTGGTGGGCGTGAAGGTGCACGACAGTGAGGACGGCCGGCGGACCGAGGTGCGCGCCAGCGTCGTCATCAATGCGACCGGTGTGTGGACCGATGAACTGCAGTCTCTGGCGCATCAGCGCGGACGATTCCATGTGCGCGCGTCCAAGGGTGTGCATATTGTGGTCCCGCGCGACCGCATTGCCAGCGACACCTCGATCATTCTGCGCACCCCGACCTCGGTGCTGTTCGTCATTATGTGGGGCACCGATCACTGGCTGATCGGCACCACCGACACCGACTGGAATCTGGATCTCGCGCATCCGGCCGCCACCAAGAACGACATCGACTATCTGCTCGAACACGTCAATTCGGTGCTGGTCACGCCGCTCACGCACGCCGATATCACCGGCGTCTACGCGGGCCTGCGGCCGCTGCTGGCGGGGGAGAGCGATCAGACCTCCAAGCTGTCGCGCGAGCATGCCGTGGCCCGCATCGCGCCGGGCCTGGTCGCCATCGCGGGCGGTAAGTACACCACCTACCGCGTCATGGCCTACGACGCCGTCGATGAAGCGGCACAGGACATTCCGCGCCAGGTGCCGCCCACCATCACCGACAAGGTGCCGCTGCTCGGCGCGGACGGTTATCACGCGCTGCTGAATCAGACCCCGCACCTGGCCGAGAAGTACGGCGTCCACCCGTACCGAATCCAGCACCTGCTCAACAGGTACGGCTCGCTCATCGACGAGGTGCTCGGCCTCGCCGACGGCAAACCCGATCTGCTGCAACCGATCGAGGCGTCCCCCGGCTATCTGCAGGTCGAGGTGGTCTACGCGGCCGCCGCGGAAGCCGCCCTGCACCTGGAGGACATCCTCGCCCGCCGCACCCGCATCTCCATCGAGTACGCGCACCGCGGCGTCGACTGCGCCGACCAGGTGGCCCGTCTCGTCGCCCCGGTGCTCGGCTGGGACGAGGCCGAAACCGCCCGCGAGATAGCCACTTACGTCGCCCGCGTCACCGCCGAAATCGAATCTCAGACCCAACCCGACGACGCCTCGGCCGACGCCCTCCGCATTGCCGCCCCGGAACCGCGCCCGCAGATCCTGGAGCCGGTCCCGGTCGAAAACTAG